The Toxorhynchites rutilus septentrionalis strain SRP chromosome 1, ASM2978413v1, whole genome shotgun sequence genome contains the following window.
GGGGCACCACCGGTGGCTTGAAGGAAAATTCTTCCAACAGGGGGAAGGATAATGGAATTCCAATGAACAGATTTTCGAATCTAAAGAGACCTGCGTCTCTGCGAGTGATAAGTAGGGGAAGGCAGTCCTAAGTGGACCGGTAGTCCCTTCGattccctactctctactctctattctctactctcttctTTCTACTCTCCGCTCTCtgctctttactctctactcttcattttatactatttactctctactctctactctctgctctgtGTTCTTTACTGTCTACTCTTCATTTTCTactatactctctactctctactctccactctctattctccactctctactctctactctctactcactATTcacttctctctactctctactctctattttctactcactactctctactctctactcgctaTTCTcttctctttactctctattttctattctctactctctctactctctctactctctctattctctctactctctctactctctctattctctctactctctctaccctctctactctttctactctctctactctttctactctctctactcgctctactctctcttctctctctgctctctactctctactctctattctctactctccactctctactctctatctctactctctattttgTGTTCGTTACTCTCTACTCTTGATTTCATACATTTCCTATTCTCTACTCCCTACTCTCTTCTttctactctctgctctctgctcttcactctctactcttcattttCTACTATtcactctctactctccactctctactctctactcactactcgCTACTNNNNNNNNNNNNNNNNNNNNNNNNNNNNNNNNNNNNNNNNNNNNNNNNNNNNNNNNNNNNNNNNNNNNNNNNNNNNNNNNNNNNNNNNNNNNNNNNNNNNNNNNNNNNNNNNNNNNNNNNNNNNNNNNNNNNNNNNNNNNNNNNNNNNNNNNNNNNNNNNNNNNNNNNNNNNNNNNNNNNNNNNNNNNNNNNNNNNNNNNNNNNNNNNNNNNNNNNNNNNNNNNNNNNNNNNNNNNNNNNNNNNNNNNNNNNNNNNNNNNNNNNNNNNNNNNNNNNNNNNNNNNNNNNNNNNNNNNNNNNNNNNNNNNNNNNNNNNNNNNNNNNNNNNNNNNNNNNNNNNNNNNNNNNNNNNNNNNNNNNNNNNNNNNNNNNNNNNNNNNNNNNNNNNNNNNNNNNNNNNNNNNNNNNNNNNNNNNNNNNNNNNNNNNNNNNNNNNNNNNNNNNNNNNNNNNNNNNNNNNNNNNNNNNNNNNNNNNNNNNNNNNNNNNNNNNNNNNNNNNGGAGTTCAGGTTTTGTAgggaaagcaaaacaaaatccGTATTCAAGGGTTTGTAAACCATTCTTCGAGCTTCTGAGGACAACATGCTGGTAATTTTGCTTGTTGCAGAAAAGAGCATTGATCGTTTTAATTGAGAATTACAAGAGCGATCAAAATCGCCAGGTAAGTAGCCGTAATTCAAGCAAAGATACATCTTAGCAGTATCTGTCAGCCAATTAAAAACGTTGATTCCCAGATTCCGTGGACATTTAAAAGCCGCTGGAATTAACATAGACGATACCAATCATTAGTGTACATTGGAAGTGATACAGTTCATCAAAAAATGGAACTTCTAAGACACTCTTCCAAATCATACAGTGAGTTTGAAGCTTCTACTAACGATTTGCGTTTTTATGGCACCTAGTGGAAGAGGGTTATCAAAGTTGGAATTAATTTAGAAATATTTGCGGTCAACGAAGGGACCGGCATGCTTAACATTGACCGGCATGCCTTGGTctaccaagaatctaacaaggcctaccgatggctcgccttcgtctcatccacatcgaggcaaacgatctcattcgtggaatccgaacaaatgaagcgttcaagttagccccaaaacgtgcggctCTTAATGTGTTAAATGGATTGGCTTTGTTGTCAATTGAAAGTAAATTGACTAATTCTGTTGATTTTGACGATGTGTTCAGACAATTTTCTGCTGTTAAGTCGAGACGTgtaatgattttatgatttgttgTTCGTCATTTTTTCTGTTCAGTTTTTCACCGCACTGTTTTGTCAGATCACAAGTTATTCGTACCATGTGTCAAAACTAAAGTTGCAAGTGCCCCACCCCGTgtgtcacgctacgccactgcttACGATTATACAATTACCATATTGTGGAATCAAAGTTTAAATTTGCCTCGGCGAACTTGAATTGAAACAGCATCCACCAGAATTCCCAAACAGCCTGCCGGAAACAATGACAAATCAACAGATCTTTCTCTCTGCGAATTATCCATCGTTAACCGCAAACTGAAACCAAAGCACGTAGGCGCATCCTGACGCCAACGCAAACATCACAACAACAAGTATTCTCCCACAGGGGATAGAACCAGGTGTCATGGAGACTCACCTGCATGCAGGCGGCAAAGCATCGCATTGTGTTTGGACGTCGCTCGAAATGTGTCTGATTAACTTCATTACGCTCAGCAGCGTAAAACTGTGTCACGGAAATAATCACCCCAATATGCGATGCGTGGGCGGAAATCAACGGTGTATGTCCTGAACCACGTCTTCCAGCCACTTCCACTCAATTGCGTTGGTGATTCGGAATAAACCCAGAAAGAGCTGTAAAAAAtggtactgtttttttttgctgttcatGAAAATAGTACTCGTTTATGAGCATATATCATGATGTTTTGAGACTCCGATTGGGATTTCGAATGGCATCAATAAATCCTGCACGCAAAATAACGTTTCGCGTAAAAATTAGCACCCACTCGCAAAATAAACTGAAAAATGCATGTAGCCCTCGAAAAATTGTGGCCGCTTGCATTTCGATGATTTATGGATGCATTCCGACAGGAATGCCCCGCCAGCGGTTATGTTTCAGAACATGGAAAATGCACGCTCTATTGTCGATTATGGTAGaactagaattttttttgttcatcatTGTCGATGTAATCAATGTATTGAaaagctttgttttttttttgaaattccatTCCGAACTAATAACCGTTTCAATATTTATGAATGCGCGGCCCAACTACAATAATAGTTCCCCGTGGACAAAGCCGATTTGTTGAATTTATTGGGAAGCTTGTTGTTGCACAATTCAGTTATTGCTTCGAATAACATCATTCGAAATTAGGGTTTTTTTTAGACAACAGGCATTTTAGCACAGTTGCATTCGATTGATAATACAATTTATTGCTGTTCGGAAACCTGAAAAGCAAGCATTTTCACGCCGAATAACAGAGCGGCCAAATTCGAGTGGCTCCGATTAGAATGAAACTTTGcacatacattctgtcaaatatctaccggggatttgtatttttaaataaaatgctTTATTTTTCGTCTAAATTTATATTCCAACGAAAAATCCAGTTATTGAAACACTTTTTGTAGCTTTAATAAGTGCCGAAATCgactgacgcaaaaatctcaccaatccatcatgaatTGACTGTGCAATTAgcgtttgaaatttgacatttttcacgatgctaTCGATTCTCGTTATTcgatttgtacccccaatatattcccgaaatacggaatcctacatcaaaaatcaattttgggtgggacgaagttcgacTGGTCATCTAGtttgatatgaaaaaaaatctcagtgtattgaattaaatttcagcgcgagatagctggtggatgataatccagacgaccggagttcgaacccacatcggagcagttttcaccaaacatcaatctgtgccatttcaaacattcatattccactcccaacacaagtcaatcaaaaaattattatttctacaaacataaatactcatatataaaaatggcgattcgtgaggctataagggtgctcatacactgtttgatcgaagccaaatatttgactcttcttgacagataaaatttggtcaacgtgtactgatcaaatatattctacacaaaacacgacaagcaaatattcaattattggatgcctaaaatattttttcagtctgttcttcgaacctgtcggtacatggttaggttaccttgaatatttcagttgattttttccatgttcggtgtttgatattgtttactactgttgaaaattgaagagtggcaaacaaaatagtgtttgtacaaatatcaaatcaaaccttatctgtcaaaaaatatcaaatatttgacctccgggcaaacagtgtacggccaccttaataaacatttcacgaaaatattctgcgccatttgtttttttctatgtctgtaataaatcgtatataagtatggcaaaagtcgtatttggtgctttgacaattcatgaatatattcatattagatcgcaattcaattccaacacaatcgctattatagccggtcaaagttgcatattcatccaaacaaattcggtaagcatttgccatgtatgtatatggcctccacttttgcatgcatatgccagttaggcgcattatatgccaaccaaatttttttagggcatatgatgttatatatacgcttgttatgcgatttaatgtttgctgggtatatcccatggaaatcgtatggtagcattcacatacaccatcaccggcaactttgacgtcggcaaaataagtccaagagaatagttgacgggacggtgacggtgacgctgtatgtgtagcgcaaaATAACGTATTGATATCGAAGCTTTTCCGTGAGAAATTCTCGTAAGATGTCGTTACTATACTCGTAATCGCTTCAAAGGCTTCAAAGGTGTGTACAGTGCCATCTGAGAGCAATTCAAACCCACTCATTCTTGCTCTATCTGAGCACTGCCAACCGGCAATCTGAGCGGATAGGCGTCGCTTGAATCGGCTAAAATGACGCAACGTTTATCACCCCGATCCCACCAACACACTCAACCGGTCGAACCCCCTGTTTGACAGCAGCCGTCATCGTCGGTTGAGAAACAGAGAGTTTTCGCAAGGCGCTAGTGGTTCGGTTCTTTTCCTTTCAAGAGGCAAAAGTTGTATCTTTGTGTAATAAAACGCCTTCCGCCGCGTTAGAAAATCGTGTCCGGAGGTGGCCCTCGCTAGGAGCCGCCCAGTGCCGCAGATAAAAGTGACCCCAGGAAGCGGCTCGTCCGGTTGAGCTAGGCATTTTCACAAAGCCCTTTCGGTTTGCCTGGTCGTTCTGGGctctgtcaaaaaaaaaaagtggtggAACGGAGTGCCGGCTGGTGGACTGCGGCGGtacgcagcagcagcaccaccGTGGTGGTGTATGTGCGTgtgagagcagcagcagcacgcgCGAGAACGAAACGGCACGAGATAGTTCGAGTGCCCCCCATTTCGAGGTTAGGATCGATTTGTGTTTGCAAACTTTGTGAGGCTAAGCAGCAGCGTAAATCGGGgcagttttgttttgaaaaacaaGTGTGACAATGTCGCCGCACAGCGAGATGCGGTGGTAGATTGGCGTGCGTGATTACCCTGATTTCGAGTGTGTGATTTTTAGGGAAAGTCAGAATGAAGCGCAAAACGGGGACCGATTCGCTCACCACACAAACCCTGCTGGACTTTGATTTGGGTGAGAGCTCGTCGGATTCGGATTTTAGAATAGAGGACCACGATGACGAcagcgatgacttttcggcggGTAGCAAGGATGAAGATGATGGTGGCAAagacgacgatgatgatgacgacGGAGATGAGGAAAGTGACGACGACGATGAGGAGAGCGGGGATGATGACGAGGAGGAGGAGGAAGACGGTACCGACAGTGGGACCACCGGAAGTGGTTCCAAGGGTGGAAATACGGGCGCGAAAATAGAAGTTGCCGATGCGAAGCCACTGAGTCTGGTTGAGATGTTGGAAAAGTCCAACAAGGGAGTGGACAAGGCGACGTTGAAGCTGCTGGCAACGCCAATATGTTGTGCCTGTTTGGGGGACAGGAGCGATGATCAGAACGAGATTGTTGAGTGCGATGGGTGTGGCGTAACGGTTCATGAAGGTTGCTACGGAGTGAGTGAAAGTACGAGCGTCAGCAGCACAATTTCCTCCTGCTCAACCGAACCTTGGTTTTGTGAGGCATGCAAGGCGGGCATTTCTGATCCGGACTGTGAGCTGTGTCCGAATAAGGGCGGCATTTTCAAGGAGACAGATGTTGGCAAGTGGGTGCATCTTGTGTGTGCGTTATATGTTCCGGGAGTTGCTTTCGGCGAGGTGGATCAGCTCTCTTCGGTGACGCTTTTCGAGATGCCTTACAATAAGTGGGGCGCCAAAACGTGCAGTCtgtgtgatgacgcaaaattCGCAAGAACCGGAGTTTGCATCGGTTGTGATGCTGGTATGTGCAAAACTTACTTTCACGTGACTTGCGCTCAGTATGCTGGATTGCTATCAGAAGCCCACTCAGAGGAGGCCGATCAGGCGGATCCGTTTTATGCGCACTGCAAAATTCACTCTGACAAAACACTAATCAAACATCGAAAGCGGAACTACAACGGTATAAAGCTGAAGGCTCAAAATAGGAAACTCGAGCAGGTGGCAAAAAGGCTGGAGAAACCATCACCTGAGCAAGTTCGGATTGAAAGAAAGCTAGCAAAGCACCGGAAGAAATATGTCAACCTCAAAGAGACGAAGAATCCGCCCTGGGTTCCCACCCAGAAGATGCCTCGACTGCTCACCACCAGCGCTACTGCTTGTAAGAAGATGCTGCTCAAAGCGGAGCTGATGGGCATTGATTCGGCGGCCATGGAGTTTCAGGAAGCCCAAATGACTGCCCTGGCTGATGTTCGCAAGAAATGGCACATTCCACCGGCTTTCAGCGTCGAATTCATTGGTTACTATCTGGATCGGACCATCCGGCTGAAGGAGATCAAGAAAAATCTCCAACAACAGGCTTACGCAAACAAACGACTCCTGGAAGACCAACAAACCCTGCGCGAGAAGTACGATTCCGCCATGAAGATCAACCAGGATGCGCTCAACGAAAACGATGAACTGAAGGATGCCGTACGGAAGTTGTACGACGACATTCATGCGCTCTGTCCCAACAAAGCGCTGATCCCGATCGAACAAATCGGCAAACCGCCTTCGGTGCCACCCATCCAGAATCCAAGCGTTGTCATCAACACTCCCAGCTCGACACCTCCGGCCCGAACCATCACCGTCCCGACGGCGGCAGCTCTCAAAATGGGCGTAGGATTTCCGCTGCAAAATCTCATCGCCCCTGGCAAGCGGGACGACACCGGCCGAATCCTCAGTACCCAGTGCAAACAGAACAGCGAAGAGCTGCTGAACGAATGTGGCATCTGTAAGCGCTGCTCCGATCAGCATCTGCTGGCCAAGTGCGACACTTGCCACCTATACTATCACCTCGGCTGTTTGAATCCTCCCCTCACGAGGCACCCAAAAAAGTCCAAACTTTACGgctggcagtgttccgagtgtgacaaatcggacgattccggTCCGGAGAATGTGATTCTCCCGAAAGCGCCCAGAAAGTCGCGAACCAGATACAGCAAAGACGGTATCATCGTTCCGTACGATATGCCTTCGCCAGAGTTCGAGCGATCCCCCGAGAGCATTACCAAGCGCTCTCGGAAAAGTACCGGGACCAACAGCACCTCGGAGAGTCCTTCCAAAACCGCGGCCGCGACCGCGGTAACGAACGGAATCGAAACGAAGGAGGTACTGCTGGAGCTTCCAAAGATCGACCAAGAGCTGGCCAGCAAATTGGGAGCCATCGAAACGTCCGTGGAGATGACACCGAAAGCGGTACTCGCTGGCAAGCGCGGACGCAAGAAGAAGATTTTAGAGCCAATTCCTGGTGAGGGCAAAGACACCTCGAAAGAGGATGTTTTGAAAGAAGTTAAATCTGAGCCTGTGGTATCAATCGCTGTCGACCCTGTACCAGCGCAGGAGCAGCATGACAAGCCGAAAGAAGAATCAACCCCGAAGGGATCTTCTTCCAGTGAAGCTGGACTGAAGGAGAAAAAGAAGGAGAAGCAGCTTAAAGCAACCTCGGATGTATCCGCCCCTGTTGAGGCGGAAATAACTGCTTTGGGAAGTTCCCGGGAGTCGCTTACCGCCGCTCCTACTGGAGCCACGATAGCCGCCGCCCCGCCGGCGGCACCTGCAATCGAACCGGAAGCCGAATCTTCCGTCACCTTTCCTTCCCACAGCTCGTCCCACAAGCACAGCAAACGGAAAAAGGAAAAACATCGCAATCGGTCCCCCCACGAGGACGGTTCGCCCACGAAGGAGCACAAACGCAAGCGGAAGCGAAAGAATCACGACATGGAGAACCCGAACGATGCTGCGAGCGGGAACGAGAGTACCATCCATGCGGCGTACACCATTCCTTCCGACGACAATCGGCCGAGAATCAAAATTAAGGTAGGAtctcaaccattccatgccaaaccgataaagtggttcttatattttcgtgaaaatattggtagttttgtttcttatcgcaaaataatTGCTCtaaccatcaattccagagatgccttacctccattggaggagtataactttcattctcgtttgatctatgacagtgcAATTCGCACTgcaacgaaacccatcccaggtttcaccatttgccgaaggcctcccaatccatggtgggatagccagtgttctgaATTTTATGTCGAGAAATCGAATGTATTCAAAACGTTTCGAAAACATCGAATCATCGACAATTTTCAAACGCATTTAGCCACTGAGAATCagtttaaaaacttgatcagagaaaaaaaaacgtgcatattggcgaaatttcgtgggtggTTTGACACGCGAAACGTCAACGaagaaattatggaaagtggctcgaaacatgagaaatcgctcttcatcgaatgaaagcgaagaagatTCACATCGATAGATTTTTGATTTTGCACGGGAGCATTGACATACCAcgagataggtgcgatcttgattccaagTTTTCGAtgatagaattctctcttgctctccattcttgtaacaattctgctccaggatcggatagtattaagttcaacttgctgaaaaacctccctgatgtggtaaaacatcgcttgttgaatttattcaatcggtttctggagcataatattctACACATAATTGTCTCACGGTTCATAGGGATTGCATATAACGTAGTACAGTTATGCGTAGAACAGCAGTGTATCGGATTTAGTATCACTGAGTATGGTATCGGAAAAAGCACTCCGAAGGGTGCAAACCCACATCACACTTCAAGCAAATATACGTCGTACATCGGTTGCAATACGCACACCTTCATTGGGTACCAGTTGGATTCGtattaatgaaatgatttattccgtCAAACCTAACTTCCGATGACTTCGAGTGTTTAGGCTTGATCTGCATGAACTCGATCCTTGCTGGATTTATGTAAATTAGAAGTTCTTCACAGATAGCTCTGACGAAATTAATCAAAGATCCATTTTCATTATTCTTTCTGTAGATATGCCAAAGATAGCAGAGATCACTAAGATCCGGTAAATGTCCTCCAAGAACAACGGCTGCATCTGCATCCGAATTTAAGGtcattttttcccagtgtctggcTCTCCGCTTCTTGCTGCTGCCCGAGGGGCATTCTTGTGATTACCCTCGTTCAATGTTGCTCTCGACATTCACTTGTTTGCCAAAACCGGAAGGGCCGTCCTCTGAGTCACtatctccagcatccacatcgctGTCTCCACCGCTTGGGGGCACGATGATAAAGTCAATATCTtttgttgacactagattttcgaaagcgtcttcgtccaaatcaatcagataattgtacagctcctCCGGATTATCGGGGAACTGATATatcctattgagaaaaaaatataccgtagttgcacaggttattaaattttcatacgCTCAAagtaaacatagatttttttgcggtttcataattttcttcggattttttgctagatatcattttgacgtgggactacgtctaaccggaatatatggagggtaaaatgaaaacctaaacacagaacatgcaggaaaaaatgaaagatttcgaatgcttatagctcgaacatttcgtactggataggagagatgtttgcatcacttgatagggaatatttctacgcatctatcgcaactaacaaaatgttgtttttcattagataaacaattgaataactgtaaaatattaggcgttatctaaacgccctaactgcatcgttttgattggcccgatttacggtttccctaacacagccatcaaaaccaagcagccttggggaaatcggcattgcaaatacatgaaagtagggggacttttgttctcatcgaaaattgttccctaacacagactttaaaaccaagcagcgaaatcggcattgcaagcacacgaaagagcctagaggcgagtgaactgaaaagtttaaaccctcttaaagccaaaaagaagaaaaagaacacacgaaagtagggggagcttttgttcccaccgaaatgtgttccctaatagagatttctaaaccaaggtgcctggagaaatcggtatttcaaattcatgcaagtcgggggtatttttgttccgtctggaatgtgtttccctaacacagacttctaatccatggagcgtggggaaatcggcattgcgaattcatacaagttggggatatttttgttccgattgaaatgtgtttccctaacacagactccaaaaccaaggtttctggggagatcggctctgcaaataaatgcaaactgcgagtacttttgtcctcgcttgcctttgtgcagagtgga
Protein-coding sequences here:
- the LOC129771056 gene encoding PHD finger protein 14, with protein sequence MKRKTGTDSLTTQTLLDFDLGESSSDSDFRIEDHDDDSDDFSAGSKDEDDGGKDDDDDDDGDEESDDDDEESGDDDEEEEEDGTDSGTTGSGSKGGNTGAKIEVADAKPLSLVEMLEKSNKGVDKATLKLLATPICCACLGDRSDDQNEIVECDGCGVTVHEGCYGVSESTSVSSTISSCSTEPWFCEACKAGISDPDCELCPNKGGIFKETDVGKWVHLVCALYVPGVAFGEVDQLSSVTLFEMPYNKWGAKTCSLCDDAKFARTGVCIGCDAGMCKTYFHVTCAQYAGLLSEAHSEEADQADPFYAHCKIHSDKTLIKHRKRNYNGIKLKAQNRKLEQVAKRLEKPSPEQVRIERKLAKHRKKYVNLKETKNPPWVPTQKMPRLLTTSATACKKMLLKAELMGIDSAAMEFQEAQMTALADVRKKWHIPPAFSVEFIGYYLDRTIRLKEIKKNLQQQAYANKRLLEDQQTLREKYDSAMKINQDALNENDELKDAVRKLYDDIHALCPNKALIPIEQIGKPPSVPPIQNPSVVINTPSSTPPARTITVPTAAALKMGVGFPLQNLIAPGKRDDTGRILSTQCKQNSEELLNECGICKRCSDQHLLAKCDTCHLYYHLGCLNPPLTRHPKKSKLYGWQCSECDKSDDSGPENVILPKAPRKSRTRYSKDGIIVPYDMPSPEFERSPESITKRSRKSTGTNSTSESPSKTAAATAVTNGIETKEVLLELPKIDQELASKLGAIETSVEMTPKAVLAGKRGRKKKILEPIPGEGKDTSKEDVLKEVKSEPVVSIAVDPVPAQEQHDKPKEESTPKGSSSSEAGLKEKKKEKQLKATSDVSAPVEAEITALGSSRESLTAAPTGATIAAAPPAAPAIEPEAESSVTFPSHSSSHKHSKRKKEKHRNRSPHEDGSPTKEHKRKRKRKNHDMENPNDAASGNESTIHAAYTIPSDDNRPRIKIKIKSVLDGSNTHTIFYVPNDSIVPPCPSTSSEPVVTSTPLSSPAATSALPKSVEKPDPLQTSSSAPELSSTATKAPTPSTSTSSRPQSSLGASTSAPTICSGASAAAAAVSNASGAGVAAAATANNKPPPALGRGRGRRLSVGRPSRALLNSTLNSSGNSSAAAGSSESVCDVCHSPGTQSNIVQCDECHKNYHFGCLDPPVKKSPKRRGYSWHCADCDPTDTETN